In the genome of Psychromonas sp. psych-6C06, one region contains:
- the ftnA gene encoding non-heme ferritin: MLASTMVEKLNEQINLEFYSSNLYLQMSAWCEDKGFEGAALLLREHATEEMTHMNRLFTYVSETGALPILGAIEAPPHEFKSLKDIFTETYAHECLITKAINELTHVAFSTHDYSTFNFLQWYVAEQHEEEKLFKGILDKIDLVGEDGKALFWVDKDLAELAKTGSTSIMDTPA, from the coding sequence ATGTTAGCTAGCACAATGGTTGAAAAACTAAATGAACAGATTAACCTTGAGTTTTACTCATCTAATTTATACTTACAGATGAGTGCATGGTGTGAAGATAAAGGCTTTGAAGGTGCGGCTTTACTACTTCGTGAGCATGCGACTGAAGAGATGACGCATATGAATCGACTTTTTACGTATGTCAGTGAAACAGGTGCTTTACCAATTCTAGGTGCAATTGAAGCGCCACCACATGAATTTAAGTCGCTTAAAGATATCTTTACAGAAACCTATGCGCATGAATGTTTAATCACTAAAGCAATTAACGAATTAACACATGTTGCTTTTAGTACACATGATTATTCAACCTTTAATTTTCTCCAATGGTATGTTGCAGAACAGCATGAAGAGGAAAAATTATTTAAAGGTATTTTAGATAAGATTGATCTTGTTGGCGAAGATGGTAAAGCGTTGTTCTGGGTCGATAAAGATTTAGCTGAGCTTGCAAAAACAGGT